The stretch of DNA AACTCCCTTTTCTTTGTCGTATCCTTCAATTAAGCCAAAGTAACTTTCTCCATCAGCTTGAACTTCAGCTGAAATACGATTTGTCGGATCCATTGAACTCAATAGCTGTACAGTAGAAGTAAAAGGCTCGGTGTTCTTTATTTTTCCAATTAAGCCATTTGCCGTTAAAACAGGCATATCTTGTTCGATTCCATCTTTTGAGCCCTTATTTATGGTAAGCAGTTCATTCCATTTATCTGGATTCCTTCCTACTACTGTTGCTTGTATAGGGTCAAAATCACTTAATGATTCTTTTTTATCAAGAATTTCACGAAGCTCAGCATTGTCCTTTTTCAGCATTTGTACTTCCGATTCGAGACGAGCAAGTTCATCTATTCTTTTTTTCAACTCTTTATTTTCAGTATATGTATTCTGCAAGTCTTTCAAATTGTCAAAAAAACCAGCAACATAATGGGTTGGTCTTGAAACTGCCGTTTGCACCAA from Cytobacillus dafuensis encodes:
- the mreC gene encoding rod shape-determining protein MreC translates to MPQFFLNKRLIILLVSIIILVALIGFSLKDRDKLTWPEQFVKDTIGLVQTAVSRPTHYVAGFFDNLKDLQNTYTENKELKKRIDELARLESEVQMLKKDNAELREILDKKESLSDFDPIQATVVGRNPDKWNELLTINKGSKDGIEQDMPVLTANGLIGKIKNTEPFTSTVQLLSSMDPTNRISAEVQADGESYFGLIEGYDKEKGVLLLKGIPYDAKIKKGQNVISSGMGGVFPKNLPIGKVVDVTPAEYGLTQTAFVKPGANFYDIEHVMVVKRSMVKPELKNMIDDEEEEL